A single region of the Elizabethkingia sp. JS20170427COW genome encodes:
- a CDS encoding NAD-dependent epimerase/dehydratase family protein — translation MILVTGATGILGSQILLQLLMKGEKVVATRRSSSKVEELRKIFSYYTDQAEKYYQQIEWRNIDFQDIDSISAVLEGITKVYHCAASVSFHPKDKNKLYHTNIEGTRNLLYACEGSSVTDFCFISSIAVLDGINENGEMDEFSDFKSALPHSPYSKSKHFSEMEVWRASAEGLNVVILLPGVILGSGNWSQSSGVLFSTLEKNKFNFSGGTSYVDVRDVAKIGISLMDEKAFGERYIVVAGQDYYKNVATKVRQKLGLSQPSIISDELLKFARFFKFLGFLIPSLQLLTKENIEALTSYHKISNQKVKNRLDYQFISIDESIDFHLQHYINDKKNYKS, via the coding sequence ATGATTTTAGTAACAGGAGCAACCGGAATCTTAGGCAGCCAAATTCTTCTTCAACTATTGATGAAGGGAGAAAAGGTTGTAGCCACTCGCAGATCTTCTAGTAAAGTGGAGGAGCTTAGGAAGATATTTTCTTATTATACCGATCAGGCAGAGAAATATTATCAACAAATAGAGTGGAGAAATATAGATTTTCAGGATATAGACTCTATAAGTGCAGTGTTAGAAGGGATAACAAAAGTATATCACTGTGCCGCGTCGGTAAGCTTCCATCCGAAGGATAAAAACAAGCTTTACCATACCAATATCGAAGGAACTCGGAATTTGTTGTATGCTTGCGAAGGCTCATCAGTTACCGATTTTTGTTTTATTAGTTCCATAGCGGTATTGGATGGGATTAATGAAAATGGTGAGATGGACGAGTTTTCAGATTTTAAATCTGCCTTGCCTCATTCGCCGTACTCCAAATCGAAACATTTTTCAGAAATGGAAGTGTGGAGAGCTTCTGCTGAGGGATTGAATGTGGTAATACTACTTCCAGGTGTTATTTTAGGAAGCGGTAACTGGTCTCAGAGCAGTGGTGTATTGTTTAGCACCTTGGAGAAAAATAAATTTAATTTTTCTGGGGGAACTAGTTATGTGGATGTAAGAGATGTAGCCAAAATAGGGATTTCTTTAATGGATGAAAAAGCCTTTGGAGAACGATATATTGTAGTGGCAGGACAAGATTATTATAAGAATGTAGCCACCAAAGTACGACAGAAATTAGGACTTTCTCAGCCTAGTATTATTTCCGATGAGCTTCTGAAGTTTGCTAGATTTTTTAAATTTCTCGGGTTCTTAATTCCTTCATTACAATTATTAACCAAGGAGAATATAGAGGCTCTTACCTCGTATCATAAAATTTCCAATCAGAAAGTAAAAAATAGATTGGATTATCAATTTATTTCTATAGATGAAAGCATAGATTTTCATCTTCAACATTATATCAACGATAAAAAGAATTATAAATCATAA
- a CDS encoding diphosphomevalonate/mevalonate 3,5-bisphosphate decarboxylase family protein — protein sequence MENQFIKKNQYQIGNAVVTQHCPSNIALIKYWGKYENQIPANPSISYTLNHCKTLTEIEFIAGEDFSVQTYLSGKLELKFSEKIEKYFKNIENYLPWILKGKYIIRTENTFPHSSGIASSASGFGAIAKGLMELDVLFSNQQMDEEALQKASFLGRLGSGSACRSLYPGLVVWGKTEEVAGSSDFYAVPYPNDEVHAIFKDFNDWVLLIHEGEKSVSSTVGHGLMKTNPYAEQRFQQAHVNFKKLKEILRIGDLPAFIKLVEHEALTLHAMMMMSDPAFILMKTGTLEVINKIWEFRKNTQLPLFFTLDAGANVHLLFPNGEGTASIKNFIEQELMQYTQSKGVVKDEMIF from the coding sequence ATGGAAAATCAATTTATAAAGAAAAATCAATATCAAATTGGCAATGCTGTTGTTACCCAACATTGCCCATCTAACATCGCACTGATAAAATATTGGGGGAAGTACGAAAACCAAATCCCAGCCAATCCTAGTATTAGTTATACCCTTAATCATTGTAAAACGCTCACCGAGATTGAGTTTATTGCTGGAGAGGATTTTTCCGTTCAGACATATCTATCAGGAAAGTTAGAGCTAAAGTTTTCTGAAAAAATTGAGAAATATTTTAAAAATATAGAAAATTACCTTCCTTGGATATTGAAGGGGAAATATATTATTCGTACAGAGAATACTTTTCCACACAGTTCAGGGATTGCTAGCTCTGCCTCCGGCTTTGGAGCAATTGCTAAAGGGCTGATGGAGCTAGATGTGCTTTTCAGCAACCAGCAAATGGATGAAGAAGCCCTTCAAAAAGCGTCCTTCCTTGGGAGATTGGGAAGTGGAAGTGCTTGTAGAAGTTTATATCCTGGTTTGGTAGTTTGGGGAAAAACCGAAGAAGTAGCAGGAAGCTCAGACTTTTATGCTGTGCCTTACCCGAATGATGAAGTGCATGCGATTTTTAAAGATTTTAACGATTGGGTTTTATTGATTCACGAGGGAGAGAAGAGTGTGTCTTCTACGGTAGGTCATGGTTTGATGAAGACTAACCCTTATGCAGAACAACGTTTTCAACAGGCTCATGTTAATTTTAAAAAATTGAAAGAAATCCTCAGAATAGGGGATTTACCAGCTTTTATAAAGTTAGTAGAACATGAAGCACTTACCCTGCATGCCATGATGATGATGAGTGATCCAGCATTTATCTTGATGAAAACAGGGACTTTAGAGGTGATTAATAAAATATGGGAGTTTAGGAAAAACACCCAACTTCCACTGTTTTTTACCTTAGATGCAGGAGCTAACGTACATCTACTTTTCCCGAATGGAGAAGGTACTGCATCTATTAAAAATTTTATCGAGCAAGAATTGATGCAGTACACTCAAAGCAAAGGAGTGGTAAAAGATGAAATGATTTTTTAA
- a CDS encoding peroxiredoxin, which produces MALVGKQFPNVTIDAMSEMGDNLRINILEEATKNQSKVLLFWYPKDFTFVCPTELHAFQEALAEFEKRNTKVIGASCDTNEVHFAWLNTPKDNGGIEGVTYPILADTHRHLSSILGILDQEIDYNEETGEETFSGGNVTFRATYLIDETGKIFHESVNDMPLGRNVAEYLRLIDAYTHVQKHGEVCPANWEEGKDAMNADRKSTAEYLSKH; this is translated from the coding sequence ATGGCATTAGTAGGAAAACAATTCCCGAACGTAACAATCGACGCAATGAGCGAAATGGGAGATAACCTAAGAATTAACATCTTAGAAGAAGCAACTAAAAACCAATCTAAAGTATTATTATTCTGGTATCCAAAAGACTTTACTTTTGTTTGCCCTACAGAATTACACGCTTTCCAAGAAGCTTTAGCTGAATTCGAAAAAAGAAACACTAAAGTAATTGGTGCTTCTTGCGATACTAATGAAGTACACTTCGCATGGTTAAACACTCCTAAAGATAATGGTGGTATTGAAGGTGTAACTTACCCAATCTTAGCAGATACTCACAGACATCTTTCTTCTATCCTAGGAATTTTAGACCAAGAGATCGATTACAACGAGGAAACAGGTGAAGAAACTTTCTCTGGTGGTAATGTTACTTTTAGAGCTACTTACCTTATCGATGAAACAGGAAAAATCTTCCATGAAAGTGTAAACGATATGCCTCTTGGTAGAAACGTTGCAGAATACCTAAGATTAATCGATGCTTACACCCACGTACAAAAACACGGTGAAGTTTGCCCTGCTAACTGGGAAGAAGGTAAAGATGCAATGAATGCTGACAGAAAATCTACTGCAGAATACCTAAGCAAACACTAA
- a CDS encoding 5-(carboxyamino)imidazole ribonucleotide synthase has translation MKIGILGGGQLGRMLIQSALKYDDEFYTLDPAADAPCHNISYFTQGNFNDYQTVLDFGKDKDVVTIEIEHVNADALAELEKQGIKVVPNASIIKTIQQKILQKEFYKAHNIPSPDFQVIWDASEQKVEKAFPFVQKMNTGGYDGKGVQVIKGEEDMQSFWTEPSVLEDMVDIDKELSVIVARNEAGETTTFPVTEMVADPKLNLLDFNICPTQLTPEVEDQIKSITDKFLAAVNSPGLFAIELFLDKEGKVWVNETAPRLHNSGHQSQEGNANSQFEQMYRVVKNLPLANTQATTFSGMLNLVGAEGYTGKVVYEGLEEVLKMPNTYVHLYGKTHTKPGRKMGHINVLASSREELMELLVKIKSMVIVKA, from the coding sequence ATGAAAATTGGAATTTTAGGAGGTGGACAGCTAGGAAGAATGCTCATCCAAAGTGCTTTAAAGTATGATGATGAATTTTATACTTTAGACCCAGCGGCGGATGCACCTTGTCATAATATTTCATATTTTACCCAAGGTAATTTTAACGATTATCAAACCGTTTTAGATTTTGGGAAAGATAAAGATGTGGTAACTATTGAGATTGAGCATGTAAATGCCGATGCTCTTGCCGAATTAGAGAAACAAGGGATAAAAGTGGTTCCTAACGCGAGTATTATTAAAACCATTCAACAGAAAATTCTTCAGAAAGAGTTTTATAAAGCACATAATATCCCAAGTCCTGATTTTCAAGTAATCTGGGATGCTTCTGAACAAAAAGTAGAAAAAGCATTTCCGTTTGTGCAAAAAATGAATACAGGTGGGTACGATGGGAAGGGGGTTCAGGTGATTAAAGGTGAAGAGGATATGCAAAGCTTCTGGACAGAACCTTCCGTGCTAGAAGATATGGTAGATATAGATAAGGAACTTTCTGTTATCGTTGCAAGAAATGAGGCGGGAGAAACAACCACTTTCCCTGTTACAGAAATGGTAGCCGACCCTAAGTTAAATCTCTTAGATTTCAATATTTGCCCAACACAATTAACACCAGAGGTAGAAGACCAAATCAAGTCGATAACAGATAAATTTTTAGCAGCGGTTAACTCACCGGGATTATTTGCAATAGAGCTTTTCTTGGATAAAGAAGGAAAAGTATGGGTAAATGAAACTGCTCCTAGGTTGCATAATTCAGGACACCAAAGCCAGGAAGGAAATGCTAATTCTCAGTTTGAGCAAATGTATAGAGTAGTGAAAAACTTACCACTTGCCAATACCCAAGCAACTACTTTTAGTGGGATGCTCAACCTTGTGGGTGCAGAAGGATACACAGGAAAAGTGGTGTATGAAGGCTTAGAAGAAGTTTTAAAAATGCCGAATACCTACGTTCACCTTTATGGGAAAACCCATACCAAGCCAGGCAGAAAAATGGGACACATCAACGTGTTGGCATCTTCTAGAGAAGAGCTTATGGAACTATTGGTGAAGATAAAATCAATGGTAATTGTAAAAGCGTAA
- the purE gene encoding 5-(carboxyamino)imidazole ribonucleotide mutase, with product MVGIIMGSQSDLPTMEKAAEFLKSLEIPYELTVVSAHRTPERMFEYAKTAKERGLQVIIAGAGGAAHLPGMVASCTTLPVIGVPILSSNSIDGWDSVLSILQMPGGIPVATVALNGALNAGILAAKIIGAGNVEVSEKLQQYQESLKDKVLGTVDVIKAQHPNHYDK from the coding sequence ATGGTCGGAATAATCATGGGCAGCCAAAGCGACTTGCCTACTATGGAAAAAGCAGCAGAATTTCTTAAGAGTTTAGAAATTCCTTATGAGCTTACTGTGGTTTCAGCCCACAGAACTCCAGAGCGTATGTTCGAATATGCAAAAACTGCTAAAGAAAGAGGATTGCAAGTTATCATTGCAGGAGCTGGGGGTGCAGCCCATTTGCCAGGGATGGTAGCAAGTTGTACAACTTTACCTGTAATTGGCGTGCCTATTTTATCTAGCAATTCTATTGATGGATGGGATTCTGTATTATCAATCCTGCAGATGCCAGGAGGTATTCCTGTGGCAACTGTAGCTTTAAATGGAGCTTTAAACGCAGGAATCTTAGCCGCTAAAATTATAGGGGCAGGTAATGTAGAGGTATCTGAAAAACTTCAACAATACCAAGAAAGTTTAAAAGATAAAGTATTAGGAACTGTAGATGTAATTAAAGCTCAGCATCCTAACCATTACGATAAATAA
- a CDS encoding DUF456 domain-containing protein, with product MITAIAIILLLAGLAGTILPVLPGLIFSYIGLVLYTFWGGGTLPTYYLWIFGALLLLSSIFNYLLPARLNKKYGGSRWGSIGSVIGTILGLIFIPLPLGFLIGMILGVFIAELLHDSQDTHKALQSVKGAFIGFIMSTGLGFAIGFSALVLVVWDFIKNAF from the coding sequence ATGATTACCGCTATCGCTATTATTTTGCTCCTAGCAGGACTTGCAGGCACAATTTTACCCGTACTTCCTGGGCTTATCTTCAGTTATATAGGGCTGGTTCTCTACACCTTTTGGGGAGGAGGGACTTTACCCACTTACTATTTATGGATTTTCGGGGCACTACTTCTACTCTCTAGCATTTTCAATTATCTTCTTCCAGCAAGGTTAAATAAAAAATATGGAGGAAGCAGATGGGGAAGCATCGGTTCCGTTATAGGAACTATTTTAGGACTAATTTTCATCCCTCTACCATTAGGTTTCCTGATAGGAATGATTTTAGGTGTTTTTATTGCAGAGCTACTTCATGATAGCCAGGACACACACAAGGCTCTACAATCGGTAAAAGGAGCTTTTATTGGTTTCATTATGAGTACAGGTTTAGGTTTTGCAATTGGTTTTTCGGCTCTAGTATTGGTAGTTTGGGATTTTATTAAAAATGCTTTTTAG
- a CDS encoding alpha/beta fold hydrolase: protein MQILHSKIYGQEQAGTPLLVFHGLFGMLDNWGSFGREFGELFPTHLMDLRNHGKSFHSEEMNPQVLAEDILHYMEFHQLEKVNLLGHSLGGKAVMTFAISYPEKVEKLIVADMSPKAYPPHHQGIIKALQSVDFSQIKSRGEVEEILQQYIHEKPVIQFLTKNLYWTEDKNLAWRFNLPVLAVKYNDFVSSAVKYGQFPGETLFLGGEKSNYILPQDEFLIKQLFPKAQIAKIANAAHWVQADNPKDFNKAVKEFLKS from the coding sequence ATGCAAATTTTACATTCAAAAATATATGGGCAGGAACAAGCTGGGACACCTCTTTTGGTATTTCACGGTTTATTTGGGATGCTCGATAATTGGGGAAGTTTCGGTAGAGAGTTTGGAGAGTTATTTCCTACTCACCTAATGGATCTTAGGAATCACGGAAAAAGTTTTCATTCAGAGGAGATGAATCCTCAGGTGTTAGCAGAGGATATCCTACACTATATGGAGTTTCATCAATTGGAAAAAGTTAATCTTTTAGGACACTCTTTAGGGGGAAAAGCTGTGATGACTTTTGCGATTTCTTATCCTGAAAAAGTAGAAAAATTAATTGTAGCAGATATGTCACCTAAAGCATATCCTCCTCACCATCAAGGGATTATTAAAGCGTTGCAATCGGTAGATTTTTCTCAGATAAAATCCCGTGGGGAAGTGGAAGAAATTCTTCAACAATATATCCATGAAAAACCTGTAATTCAGTTTTTAACAAAAAATCTTTACTGGACAGAGGATAAAAACTTAGCTTGGAGATTCAACCTTCCTGTGTTGGCCGTAAAATATAATGATTTTGTTTCCTCTGCTGTAAAATATGGACAATTCCCAGGCGAAACATTATTCTTGGGAGGAGAAAAGTCCAACTATATTCTCCCTCAGGATGAGTTTTTGATTAAGCAACTTTTCCCAAAAGCTCAAATTGCAAAAATTGCCAACGCAGCCCACTGGGTACAAGCAGATAATCCAAAAGATTTTAACAAAGCGGTGAAGGAGTTTTTAAAATCGTAA
- a CDS encoding co-chaperone YbbN — MFLELTEDNLQEILNNNSKVMVQYGASWCGNCRIMKPKFKKLASENEDVPFYYVDAEKLPESRKLANVNNLPTFAAFEGGQLKNQVQTNKPEGLIELFNEIKG, encoded by the coding sequence ATGTTTTTAGAACTTACTGAAGATAATTTACAAGAAATCCTAAACAACAATTCTAAAGTAATGGTACAGTACGGTGCTTCATGGTGCGGTAACTGCAGAATTATGAAACCTAAATTCAAAAAATTAGCTTCTGAAAACGAAGATGTTCCTTTCTACTATGTAGATGCTGAAAAATTACCAGAATCTAGAAAACTTGCAAACGTAAACAACTTACCTACTTTTGCAGCTTTTGAAGGTGGACAACTAAAAAATCAGGTACAAACTAATAAACCTGAAGGTTTAATCGAATTGTTTAACGAAATTAAAGGATAA
- a CDS encoding long-chain fatty acid--CoA ligase: MNLAKVILDNNASHPLKSAIGFKKDKEWKELSWKKFSELICKTANALKDFGVQENDRIAIYSDNSAEWIMFDLAVMSIGAITVPIYSTNNGSQAEYIINDAQAKMILVGNQEQYDACFEMLKTNEFLKTIIVSKNKVIGKKENTFFLREFIQNASPELEFCHKEFDDLATLIYTSGTTGIPKGVMLTHGNFIKAIDAHFEFFKFKNFQEELSLAFLPLTHVFERSWTLLSLYGGAKVYFLEDPKTIVHALPEIKPTMMCAVPRFFQKIYAGIHDMAEESSPLKKKIFNWAVEVGGQVAELKRKEQAVPWMLNFKKGIADSLVFDKVKAKLGGRLWFMPCGGASVSPEVTRFFDAMGLHLTVGYGLTETTATIAAFPNTHYEHGSCGAILPGVEVKIGENDEILAKGNGIMKGYYKNEKATQEVFTEDGWFRTGDCGKIDEHNNLYITERIKDLMKTSNGKYIAPQQVENILSNNNFIQQVMIIAEGRQFVSALIVPNFEFLTEYLKKKNINFTSWEEIVKREDIHQFYKSKIDEAQQQLAPFEKVKKFILMPSEFEINTGEMTPTLKIKRNVVLKNYASLIDSIYG; the protein is encoded by the coding sequence ATGAATTTAGCCAAAGTTATCCTAGACAATAATGCTTCCCATCCTTTAAAATCAGCCATAGGCTTTAAGAAAGATAAAGAATGGAAGGAGCTTAGCTGGAAGAAGTTTTCAGAATTAATCTGCAAAACGGCCAATGCTCTAAAAGATTTTGGAGTACAAGAAAACGATCGTATTGCAATTTATTCGGATAATTCTGCAGAATGGATAATGTTCGATTTGGCAGTAATGTCGATAGGAGCTATTACAGTACCTATTTATTCTACCAATAATGGTTCTCAGGCAGAGTATATCATCAATGATGCCCAAGCCAAAATGATTCTGGTGGGTAACCAAGAACAGTACGATGCATGTTTTGAAATGCTGAAAACCAATGAGTTTTTAAAAACAATTATCGTTTCTAAAAACAAAGTTATTGGTAAAAAAGAAAACACTTTTTTCTTGAGAGAGTTTATCCAAAATGCCTCTCCTGAATTAGAGTTTTGCCACAAGGAGTTCGATGACTTAGCCACTTTAATCTATACTTCTGGTACCACGGGAATTCCTAAGGGAGTAATGCTTACTCATGGTAATTTTATCAAAGCGATAGATGCACATTTTGAGTTTTTTAAATTTAAAAATTTCCAAGAAGAACTATCTCTAGCCTTTTTACCTCTTACCCACGTTTTCGAGAGAAGCTGGACTTTACTTTCCCTTTACGGAGGAGCAAAGGTATATTTCTTAGAAGATCCTAAAACCATTGTCCATGCGTTGCCAGAAATAAAACCTACCATGATGTGTGCTGTGCCAAGGTTCTTCCAAAAAATCTATGCAGGGATTCATGATATGGCGGAAGAATCTTCTCCATTGAAGAAAAAAATCTTCAATTGGGCAGTAGAAGTAGGCGGGCAAGTGGCAGAATTAAAGAGAAAAGAACAAGCAGTCCCTTGGATGCTGAACTTTAAAAAAGGAATTGCCGATAGTCTGGTTTTTGATAAGGTAAAAGCCAAATTGGGAGGTAGATTGTGGTTTATGCCTTGTGGAGGAGCTTCGGTATCTCCAGAGGTAACACGGTTTTTTGATGCAATGGGACTTCATCTAACGGTTGGATATGGACTAACAGAAACTACTGCAACCATTGCCGCATTTCCTAATACTCATTATGAACACGGCTCTTGTGGTGCTATTTTACCTGGTGTAGAAGTGAAGATTGGTGAAAATGATGAGATTTTAGCCAAAGGAAATGGTATCATGAAAGGATATTATAAAAATGAAAAAGCTACCCAAGAGGTATTTACCGAAGATGGATGGTTCAGAACTGGAGACTGTGGAAAGATAGATGAGCATAATAATCTTTATATCACCGAAAGGATTAAAGATTTGATGAAGACTTCCAATGGGAAATATATTGCTCCCCAGCAAGTGGAAAATATATTATCCAACAATAACTTTATCCAACAAGTTATGATAATTGCAGAAGGAAGACAATTTGTATCGGCACTTATTGTTCCTAATTTTGAATTCTTAACGGAATACTTAAAAAAAAAGAACATCAACTTTACTTCTTGGGAAGAGATTGTAAAAAGGGAGGATATTCATCAGTTTTATAAGAGTAAAATTGATGAGGCTCAACAACAATTAGCTCCTTTCGAGAAGGTGAAAAAGTTCATATTAATGCCATCAGAATTTGAGATTAATACAGGAGAGATGACACCAACCTTAAAGATTAAAAGAAATGTAGTCCTGAAGAACTACGCTTCTTTAATCGATAGTATTTATGGTTAA
- a CDS encoding mechanosensitive ion channel family protein, giving the protein MKELDNYRDFLMDISDGINVFIYQYFSKSTAWIPQVILKILVLIAFYFIVDFLFKITFQFVRQLAFRKSRFLFIEAMHQAKFPQSISHIFALSLCSFALNSLFYEGMHQVTKGVLDKLVDVAKVIVVGGAGLRLYKSVELYYILLKEEYKLIAFKAISQTIKIFGGVILFFIAIKIIFGISSGTILGSLGAITAVLVLVFRDTILGVVTGIHVATSRTLKVGDWIGIPKYNLEGNVLEISLLTTKIQNFDKTISTVPTYDLMTTEIRNYQVMTEGNKRRIKRSIIFNINSFKFLKEKDFEELGEIKLISGYLAQKKEEIEQQRIEDPTTEIDLNGLQLTNIGVFRKYVDKYLRSNPHIDQNEIVLVRQMEVTDKGGLPLEIYCFTVYSGLENYERVQSDIFDHLLVAAKEFHLEIMQVSKI; this is encoded by the coding sequence ATGAAAGAATTGGACAATTATAGGGATTTTCTGATGGATATTAGTGATGGGATTAATGTCTTCATCTATCAATATTTTTCAAAAAGCACAGCCTGGATACCTCAGGTGATTCTTAAAATTTTGGTACTTATCGCTTTTTATTTTATTGTCGATTTTCTATTTAAGATAACTTTTCAGTTTGTTAGACAATTGGCTTTTCGGAAATCTAGATTCCTCTTTATCGAAGCCATGCATCAGGCGAAATTTCCTCAATCTATATCACATATATTTGCGCTGAGCCTTTGTAGTTTTGCGTTAAATTCTCTTTTTTATGAAGGGATGCACCAAGTAACCAAAGGGGTTTTAGACAAGTTGGTAGATGTAGCAAAAGTAATTGTAGTAGGAGGAGCAGGCCTCAGATTGTATAAGTCTGTAGAACTCTACTATATTCTGTTAAAGGAAGAGTATAAATTAATAGCTTTTAAAGCAATTTCCCAAACCATTAAGATTTTTGGAGGCGTTATCTTATTCTTTATAGCGATTAAAATTATTTTCGGAATATCGAGTGGAACCATTTTAGGAAGTTTAGGGGCTATTACGGCAGTTTTGGTTTTGGTATTTAGAGATACCATTCTTGGAGTGGTTACAGGGATACACGTAGCAACTTCTAGGACCTTAAAGGTTGGAGATTGGATAGGGATTCCTAAATATAATTTAGAAGGTAATGTTTTGGAGATAAGTCTGTTAACTACTAAAATTCAGAATTTTGATAAAACCATTTCTACCGTGCCAACCTATGATTTGATGACGACCGAGATTAGAAATTATCAGGTAATGACCGAGGGAAATAAGCGAAGAATAAAACGTTCCATTATTTTCAATATCAACTCATTTAAATTTCTCAAAGAAAAGGATTTTGAAGAACTGGGTGAAATTAAACTTATTTCAGGGTACTTAGCTCAGAAAAAAGAAGAGATTGAGCAACAAAGAATTGAAGATCCAACGACTGAAATCGATTTAAATGGACTTCAACTTACCAATATTGGAGTTTTTAGAAAATATGTAGATAAGTATCTAAGATCTAATCCCCATATCGATCAGAATGAAATCGTCTTAGTAAGACAAATGGAAGTAACCGACAAAGGAGGATTGCCTTTGGAAATCTACTGCTTCACCGTCTATTCAGGATTGGAGAATTATGAAAGGGTACAGTCTGATATCTTCGACCACCTTTTAGTTGCAGCCAAAGAGTTCCATTTGGAAATTATGCAAGTAAGTAAAATTTAG
- a CDS encoding pyridoxine 5'-phosphate synthase, which produces MTKLSVNINKIATLRNARGGDVPSVTQVAIDAQKFGSQGITIHPRPDERHITRKDVYDLKPLVTTEYNIEGNPHRPFIDMVLDVKPEQVTLVPDADDAITSNAGWDCQKHQDFLKSVIAEFKNAGIRTSIFLDPNPEMVKYAASTGTDRIELYTEAYARNYAANKEEAIKDYVATAKEAEKYGLGINAGHDLSLENLKYFADNIPNLLEVSIGHALISEALYLGLENTIQAYRKRLAKW; this is translated from the coding sequence ATGACAAAGCTATCAGTAAATATCAATAAAATAGCAACATTAAGAAATGCTAGAGGAGGCGATGTCCCTAGTGTTACACAGGTAGCAATAGATGCGCAAAAATTCGGTTCTCAAGGGATTACCATACACCCTAGACCCGATGAAAGACACATCACTCGCAAAGATGTTTACGACTTAAAACCATTAGTAACTACAGAATATAATATCGAGGGGAACCCACACCGACCATTCATAGACATGGTTCTAGACGTGAAGCCAGAGCAAGTAACCTTAGTGCCAGATGCTGATGATGCTATTACCTCTAATGCAGGATGGGACTGCCAAAAACATCAAGATTTTTTAAAATCGGTAATTGCTGAATTTAAAAATGCAGGCATTCGCACATCAATTTTCTTAGACCCTAATCCTGAAATGGTGAAATATGCTGCCTCTACAGGTACCGATAGGATAGAGCTTTACACAGAAGCTTATGCTAGAAATTACGCCGCTAATAAAGAAGAAGCAATTAAAGATTATGTTGCAACAGCTAAAGAAGCGGAAAAATACGGATTGGGCATCAATGCTGGACATGATCTTAGCTTAGAAAATTTAAAATATTTCGCTGATAATATCCCAAACTTATTAGAGGTTTCTATTGGTCACGCTTTGATATCCGAAGCCTTATATCTAGGATTGGAAAACACCATACAAGCTTATCGTAAGCGTTTGGCGAAATGGTAA